The Procambarus clarkii isolate CNS0578487 chromosome 50, FALCON_Pclarkii_2.0, whole genome shotgun sequence sequence atcacctccttcactcaccataccaatcactacctacacacactcaatacccatcaccaccgacacacagcatgctcatcaccacctacacacaccacactcatcaccacctaTACAAacgatacccatcaccacctacacacacgatACCCATCATCACCTACATACACTTTACCCATCACCgtctacacacaccatacaaatCGCCACttacacacaccatacctatcATCACATACATACACCATACCAGATCACCAAATACACACataatacccatcaccacctacacacaccatactatcaccatcaacacacataatacccatcaccacctacacacaccatactcatcaccacttacacacaccatacccatccccacctacacacaccatacccatcatcacctacacacacacacgttacccATTACAACCTACACACACTCATCATACCCATCagaacctacacacaccatactcatcaccacctacacacagccTCCCGGGTCACCATCATATCCTCCGGTCATTGAAAGCATCTTCACACTAtacctatcaccacctacacacaccatacccatcaccagatACACACagtacccatcaccaccaacacacacaatacaTAGTGGCTGACCCTAACCTCCCTTTTCAAGGGTAACATAGGGGCTGACCCCAACCACCCCCTGCAAGGGTAACATAGTGGGAGACCCTAACCATCCCCATTAAAGGGTAGCATAGGGGCCGACCCCAAACAACCCCCCTTCAACGGTAACATAGTggctgactcccccccccccttcaacggTAACATAGTggctgactcccccccccccttcaacggtagcataggggccgaccccaacTACCCCCCTTCAACGGTAATATTGTGGCTGACACCAACAACCCCCTTTAAACGGTAGCATAGGGGCCgactccaaccaaccaaccccctccccccttcaaggGAAGCATTGGGGCCGAAGCCCCCCCACCCTTCAACGGTAACATAGTGGCCGACCCCAACTACCCCCCTTCGAGGGTAGCATAGGGGCCGACCCTAATCAGCCCCCTTCAAGTGTAACATAGGGGCCGACACCAACCACCCCCTTGAAGGGTAACATACGggccgaacccaaccaaccctcttCAAGGGTAGCATAGGGGCCGACCCAAACCTCCCCCATGAAGGGTAGCATAAGGGCCAACCCCAACCACCCCCTTCAAGGGTATCAaaggggccgaccccaaccacccccttcaagggtagcataggggccgaccccaaccaccccccttgaagggtagcataggggccgaccccaaccaccccccTTGAAGGGTAGCATAGGGGCCGACCCTAACCACCCCCCTTTAAGGGTAACAaaggggccgaccccaaccaccccGTTCAAGGGTAACAAAGAggccgaccccaaccaccccCTTCAAGGGTAACATAGTCCTGTTCGACCCGTTCCACTGtgtctctgtacatctctatgtctctgtacgtctctctgtctctgaacatctctctgtctctgtacgtctctctgtctctgtacgtctctctgtctctgtacatctctctgtctctgtacgtctctctgtctctgtacatctctgtctctgtacgtctctctgtctctgtacatctctctgtctctgtacgtctctctgtctctgtacatctctctgtctctgtacgtctctcgttctctgtacatctctcactctctgtacgtctctctgtctctgtacatctctctgtctcgatacatctctctgtctctgtacatctctctgtctctgtacatctctctgtctctgtacatctctctgtctctgtacgtctctctgtctctgtacatctgTCTGTCTCaatacatctctctgtctctgtacgtctctctgtctctgtacatctctctgtctctgtacgtctctgtcTCAATCAATTTCTCATTTTGCATTTATCATTCGGTGTGTCTATCATGGTCTGCTTTTCatacacacattcatacacacatTCATTCACACATTCATAAACATTCACACATATTCATACACACCTCACTCCCTCTTACTCCCTCAGAAGTAAGGCAAAATAAGCAGGAAGGAGAGTGAAGGTCAGAAGTGAAGTAGCACAATTTACCTTGTGTACAGCTCACTGACTTTCCTCTTGCACTTCTCGTGTTCCTCTTCCATCAAGCGTTTCTCTTCTGTTAATTTATTCTTTTCCTCTTGAATACTTCTGAGTTGCTGTGCCTGTCTGTCTTTATCACTCTGTAGAGCCGTGTTTCCTTCCCGTAACTTACTGGCCTCTTCTTCACTGACGGAgagttgctcttcaacaagtcgttTCTCCTCTTCAGTCTTCCTGATTGTTTCTTCCTTTTCTTCATTTAGAGCAGCGTTTGCTGTTTGAAGGACCCTGACCTGTTCTTCCAGGAGTGAGAGTTGCTCTTGAACAAGTCCTTTCTCTCTTGCTGTGTTATTATTCATCTCTTGCAGCTGTTGTGTCTCTCGCTCTAGCTCAGCGATCCTCGTCAACGCCGTCTTGACCCTCTCCTGGGCCTGGGTCTCCGCAAGCTCCAGCTGTTGGTTCCTCGACTTGAccagcctcgagtcctcctccacttGTCGGATCTCCTGCTTGAccagcctcgagtcctcctcTACTTGACGGATCTGGGACTTTAATTGAATGTTTTCTTCCTGAGCAAGGCGCACTTCGTTCTTAATCCTCATGTTATCCTCCTTGACCAAcctcgagtcctcctccacttTACGGATCTCCTCCTTGACCAGCCTCGAGTCTTCCTCCACTTTACGAATCTCCTCCTTGACCAGCCTCGAGTCATCCTCCACTTGACGGATCTGGGACTTTAATATAACAATCTCCTCCTGAGCAAGCTGCCCTTCGTTCTTAGTCTTCATGTTGTCCTCCTCGAGCAAATGATTCGCAGTATTTAGGCGAATGTTTTCCTCCTTCAGCTTGAGGTTGTCAGCTTGGTGAGCCTTGTTGACACACTCCAGCTGGTCCAGAGTGTCCAGGAGGCGGCGGGTGGCGTTCTCCCTCTCCTTCACACCTGCCAACAcatcaaatattaaatatatactgctatatatattaccaccacccacaactactactactagtatatATCAGATATATACTGCTGACCCTGAAATGCACTCCAGTCCCTGAAATACAGTCAAggacctgaagtacactccaggagcAGAAGTACATGCCAGGCCCTGACGTACACTTAAGATCCAGAAGTATAATCAATaccctgaagtacacttcagACCATGAAGTAGACTTCAGGTTCTGAAATACACTCCAGGACCAAAAGTACTCTCCTGTCTTTAAACTACACTCAAGACCCCTGAAATACATTAAAGTCCCTGAAGGACACTCCAGTATCTGAAGTGTACTACAGACCTTCAACTACATtttagaccctgaagtacactgcaGACCCTGAAGCACATTTCAAACACTGAAGTTCAATTCAGGATTTGATGTACACTCCAAAACTGAATTCCACTCCAGATCTTGAAGAACACTCATGATCCTGAAAAAACCCTCCAGACCCTAAAGTTCACTACAGACCCTGAAGTTAACTCAAGGACCTGAGGTCCACTCTAGACATTGAAATACTCTCCAAGACATGAATTGCACTCATGACCACGAAGAACACTCCAGACACTGAAGTACACTCAAAGACGTGAAGTGTACCATGACCACTTGTATCATGACCACATCAGACCCTAAAGTACACTCCAGACCTTGAAGTACATTCAAGAATGAAAAATATACTTCAGACCCTGATGTATGAAGAACCTGAGGTGCACTTCTGACTCTTATACACACTGTAGGGCCTGAGGTATACTTTAGACCTTGAAGTACTAATCAGGACTTGAAGCACACTTCATGCCCTGAAgtacactatcttgaggttatcttgagatgatttcggggcttttagtgtccccgcggcccggtcctcgaccaggcctccacccccaggacgcagcccgtgacagctgactaacacccaggtacctattttactgctaggtaacaggggcatagggtgaaagaaactctgtccattgtttctcgccggcgcccgggatcgaacccgggaccacaggatcacaagtccagcgtgctgtccgctcggccgaccggctccctataggaCATAAAGTAAACTATAGGCCATGAAGAAGACTATAGGCACTGAAGTACAATCCAGAAAGTGAAGTACACTCCAGAaagtgaagtacactccaggccctgaagcacAGTCCAGGTCCTACAGAACACCCCAATCCCAAAAGACATTACAGACCATGAAGTACTTTCCAGACCCTGAAAAACACTCCAGACCCTTAAATACACATAATGATGAGAAGTACActtcagaccctgaagtacatttCAGGCcctgatatatattcaagactctAAAGTAAACGACaagccctgaagtacactccaggacaAAATGTACACTCCAGGCATTGCAATACACTCCAGATCCTGAGGTACACTACCCAGCAAATACTTTATGTTGCCAGAATGTGCCTGGGAATTTTTTGAGAGCTGTGGCAAAGTTAGTTTTTAAGTAATCAATACGTTTTTGTGTCCAGTCATAAATTGTTTGTCACAATTTACTACACaacgttgggtaaaaaaaaaattgaggcctCGTGGCAACCTTAATTACTGCATAAAAGTAGTTTCTATTGTTTATGATATATAAATATTGGAACtataaatatacaaaatattAGTTGAAATAAAACAGGAGCATAATAAAGGCGAGTTCACCTTTGTATTTATTTCTTAGATGGCAgtattggtagatggttgtggttggtggcagtgttggtagatggtagtgtttggtggcagtgttggtagatggtagtgtttggtggcagtgttggtagatggttgtggttggcggtagtgttggtagatgatacctggttgatggggttctgggagttcttctactccccaagcctggctcatggccaggcttgacttgtgagagtttggtccactaggctgttgcttggagcggccc is a genomic window containing:
- the LOC138351716 gene encoding golgin subfamily A member 6-like protein 1; the encoded protein is MSVCLLPLLCVLVVWSAAFPEATMGHTEELDLTATVIINQIAIHQLQEEQRGVQEGVRSMLMVIANMTEGVKERENATRRLLDTLDQLECVNKAHQADNLKLKEENIRLNTANHLLEEDNMKTKNEGQLAQEEIVILKSQIRQVEDDSRLVKEEIRKVEEDSRLVKEEIRKVEEDSRLVKEDNMRIKNEVRLAQEENIQLKSQIRQVEEDSRLVKQEIRQVEEDSRLVKSRNQQLELAETQAQERVKTALTRIAELERETQQLQEMNNNTAREKGLVQEQLSLLEEQVRVLQTANAALNEEKEETIRKTEEEKRLVEEQLSVSEEEASKLREGNTALQSDKDRQAQQLRSIQEEKNKLTEEKRLMEEEHEKCKRKVSELYTRETTPKDCADLYRQGERLDGVYFIKPDREGRPVSAWCDMTTDGGE